From Mycobacterium lacus, one genomic window encodes:
- a CDS encoding GMC family oxidoreductase N-terminal domain-containing protein encodes MSRLADRAWTFSLASFGTALLPPEQGGPTPAQFVERVDRYVTRLPATSRLAVRTGLLSMAAASYLTTGRSLSRLSPDARAGVLRRVAALSPEAGAAVEGLKAIMLLANGADAYAQELLSRAQEHDPARPDAAMTVIPSTESHSVIASDAVIVGSGAGGAMAARTLARAGCDTVVLEEGRRWTVEEFRTAHPIDRYAGLYRGAGSTVALGRPSVVLPIGRAVGGTTVVNSGTCYRPPLAVQLRWRDQFGLGLADPDRLAGQLDDVERTLRVAPVPLEIMGRNGRLLLDAATALGWPAAPIPRNAPGCAGCCQCAIGCPNNAKFGVHLNALPQACAAGARILAEARVERVLHEHGRARGVRARRPDGTAIDVLADIVIVAAGATETPGLLRRSGLGAHPRLGRNLALHPATMLAGRFEGDVFAWRGVLQSAAVHEFHESDGVLIEATSTPPGMGSMVFPGYGAELLGWLDRAPHVATFGAMVADQGVGSVRSVRGETLIRYDITRADLAKLRVAMAAMGRLLFAAGAVEVLTGLAGAGTVRTPEALQDLLRRSNPRSLHLAAFHPTGTAAAGSDGQACPVDENGRLRGVDGVWVADASILPSCPEVNPQLSIMALALAVAGEVASGARRRRASPPACSPAPAP; translated from the coding sequence ATGAGCCGTCTCGCCGACCGGGCTTGGACCTTTTCCTTGGCCTCCTTCGGCACCGCGCTACTCCCCCCAGAGCAGGGCGGTCCGACACCGGCTCAGTTCGTCGAGCGCGTCGACCGCTACGTCACGCGACTGCCCGCGACATCGCGACTGGCGGTGCGCACCGGGCTGCTGTCAATGGCGGCCGCCAGTTACCTCACCACCGGGCGGTCCCTGTCGAGGTTGAGTCCGGACGCGCGCGCTGGGGTGCTCCGCCGGGTCGCCGCGCTGAGCCCGGAGGCCGGCGCGGCCGTCGAGGGCCTCAAGGCCATCATGCTGCTCGCCAACGGCGCCGACGCCTACGCCCAGGAATTGCTCTCCCGCGCCCAGGAGCACGACCCGGCCCGCCCCGACGCCGCCATGACCGTCATCCCATCGACCGAGAGCCACTCGGTGATCGCCAGCGACGCGGTGATCGTCGGGTCCGGGGCCGGCGGCGCGATGGCGGCCCGCACCCTCGCACGCGCCGGTTGCGACACCGTCGTGCTCGAAGAGGGACGCCGCTGGACGGTCGAGGAGTTCCGGACCGCTCACCCGATCGACCGCTATGCCGGCCTGTACCGCGGCGCCGGGTCCACAGTCGCGCTGGGACGCCCCTCGGTGGTGCTGCCGATCGGCCGGGCGGTCGGCGGCACCACCGTCGTCAACTCCGGCACCTGCTACCGGCCGCCGCTCGCCGTGCAACTGCGCTGGCGCGACCAGTTCGGCCTCGGCCTCGCCGACCCAGACCGGCTGGCCGGCCAGCTCGACGACGTCGAGCGCACGCTGCGGGTCGCGCCAGTGCCGCTCGAGATCATGGGCCGCAATGGGCGCCTGCTGCTCGACGCCGCCACGGCCCTGGGCTGGCCGGCTGCGCCCATCCCGCGCAACGCGCCGGGCTGTGCTGGCTGTTGCCAGTGCGCGATCGGCTGCCCAAACAACGCCAAGTTCGGCGTCCACCTCAACGCGCTGCCGCAGGCGTGCGCGGCCGGCGCGCGGATCCTCGCTGAGGCACGGGTGGAACGGGTGCTGCACGAGCACGGCCGCGCCCGCGGCGTGCGGGCCCGCCGGCCCGACGGCACCGCGATCGACGTGCTCGCGGACATCGTCATCGTCGCCGCCGGTGCCACCGAGACGCCAGGACTGTTGCGGCGCAGCGGACTTGGCGCGCATCCACGGCTGGGCCGAAACCTCGCGCTGCATCCGGCGACCATGCTGGCCGGGCGCTTCGAGGGCGACGTTTTCGCGTGGCGCGGTGTGCTGCAGAGCGCCGCCGTGCACGAGTTTCACGAGTCAGACGGTGTGCTGATCGAAGCGACCTCCACGCCGCCGGGGATGGGGTCGATGGTGTTCCCCGGGTACGGCGCCGAGCTGCTCGGCTGGCTCGACCGGGCGCCTCATGTCGCGACGTTCGGTGCGATGGTGGCGGATCAGGGTGTCGGCTCGGTGCGCTCCGTGCGCGGCGAGACGTTGATCCGCTACGACATCACCCGGGCCGACCTCGCCAAGCTGCGGGTGGCGATGGCGGCGATGGGACGTCTGCTCTTCGCCGCCGGCGCGGTCGAAGTGCTGACCGGCCTGGCCGGCGCGGGCACGGTGCGAACGCCGGAAGCGCTGCAGGACCTACTGCGCCGGAGCAACCCGCGCAGCCTGCATCTGGCTGCCTTCCACCCGACGGGCACCGCGGCCGCCGGCTCCGACGGACAGGCCTGTCCGGTCGATGAAAACGGTCGACTGCGTGGCGTCGACGGGGTGTGGGTGGCCGACGCGTCGATCCTGCCGAGCTGCCCGGAGGTCAATCCGCAGCTGTCGATCATGGCGCTGGCGCTGGCCGTGGCGGGCGAGGTCGCCAGCGGCGCGCGTCGTCGCCGGGCTAGCCCTCCAGCTTGTAGCCCAGCCCCCGCACCGTGA